A window of Ictidomys tridecemlineatus isolate mIctTri1 chromosome 1, mIctTri1.hap1, whole genome shotgun sequence contains these coding sequences:
- the Wbp1l gene encoding WW domain binding protein 1-like isoform X1 gives MQKRISVLKELVILWKDRIRKPVWVPTIKATSVTQDTAVDSLSAATTTMNSGVSPCPGGSWHPWVLVTVSAHWETMGWPAFSDSLRDSVGFWLVWTIIIILSCCCVCHHRRAKHRLQAQQRQHEINLIAYREAHNYSALPFYFRFLPNYLLPPYEEVVNRPPTPPPPYSAFQLQQQQQLPPQCGPAGGSPPGADPTRGSQGAQSSPLSVPSRSSTRPPSIADPEPSDVPADRAATKAPGMEPSGSVAGLGELDPAAFLDKDSECKEELLKDSSSEHGSVLPDSKDKTPGRHRRFTGDSGIEVCVCNRGHHDDDLKEFTTLIDDALDGPLDFCDSCHVRPPGDEEEGLCQPSEEQAREPGHSHLPRPPACLLLNTINEQDSPNSQSSSSPS, from the exons gataagGAAGCCTGTGTGGGTACCAACAATCAAAGCTACATCTGTGACACAGGACACTGCTGTGGACAGTCTCAGTGCTGCAACTACTACTATGAACTCTGGTGTAAGTCCTTGCCCAGGAGGTTCTTGGCATCCCTGGGTCCTGGTTACTGTCTCTGCTCACTGGGAAACCATGGGCTGGCCGGCCTTTTCTGATTCTCTTAGGGACAGTGTTG GGTTCTGGCTGGTGTggaccatcatcatcatcctgaGCTGCTGCTGTGTCTGCCACCACCGCCGAGCCAAGCACCGCCTTCAGGCCCAGCAGCGGCAACATGAAATCAACCTGATTGCCTACCGGGAAGCCCACAATTACTCAGCGCTGCCATTTTATTTCA GGTTTTTGCCAAACTATTTACTACCTCCTTATGAGGAAGTGGTGAACCGACCTCCAACTCCTCCCCCGCCGTACAGTGCCTTCCAGctacagcagcagcagcagctgcctcCTCAGTGTGGCCCTGCAGGTGGCAGCCCTCCGGGTGCTGATCCTACCAGGGGCTCCCAGGGGGCACAGAGCAGCCCCTTGTCTGTGCCCAGCAGAAGCAGCACAAGACCCCCAAGCATCGCTGATCCTGAGCCCTCTGACGTGCCAGCTGACCGAGCAGCCACCAAAGCCCCCGGAATGGAGCCCAGTGGCTCAGTGGCCGGCCTCGGGGAGCTAGACCCAGCGGCCTTCCTGGACAAGGATTCAGAATGTAAGGAGGAGCTACTGAAAGATTCCAGCTCTGAACATGGCAGTGTGCTCCCCGATAGCAAAGACAAGACACCTGGCAGACATCGCCGCTTCACAGGTGACTCAGGCattgaggtgtgtgtgtgcaacCGGGGCCATCATGACGATGACCTCAAAGAGTTCACCACACTCATTGATGATGCTCTGGATGGGCCCCTGGACTTCTGTGACAGCTGCCATGTGAGGCCTCCTGGCGATGAGGAGGAAGGGCTCTGCCAGCCCTCTGAGGAGCAGGCTCGAGAGCCTGGACATTCCCACCTGCCTCGGCCGCCCGCGTGCCTGCTGCTCAACACCATCAATGAGCAGGACTCGCCAAACTCCCAGAGCAGCAGCTCCCCCAGCTAG
- the Wbp1l gene encoding WW domain binding protein 1-like isoform X2, producing MERRLLGGMALLLLQALPSPLSVRAEPPQDKEACVGTNNQSYICDTGHCCGQSQCCNYYYELWWFWLVWTIIIILSCCCVCHHRRAKHRLQAQQRQHEINLIAYREAHNYSALPFYFRFLPNYLLPPYEEVVNRPPTPPPPYSAFQLQQQQQLPPQCGPAGGSPPGADPTRGSQGAQSSPLSVPSRSSTRPPSIADPEPSDVPADRAATKAPGMEPSGSVAGLGELDPAAFLDKDSECKEELLKDSSSEHGSVLPDSKDKTPGRHRRFTGDSGIEVCVCNRGHHDDDLKEFTTLIDDALDGPLDFCDSCHVRPPGDEEEGLCQPSEEQAREPGHSHLPRPPACLLLNTINEQDSPNSQSSSSPS from the exons gataagGAAGCCTGTGTGGGTACCAACAATCAAAGCTACATCTGTGACACAGGACACTGCTGTGGACAGTCTCAGTGCTGCAACTACTACTATGAACTCTGGT GGTTCTGGCTGGTGTggaccatcatcatcatcctgaGCTGCTGCTGTGTCTGCCACCACCGCCGAGCCAAGCACCGCCTTCAGGCCCAGCAGCGGCAACATGAAATCAACCTGATTGCCTACCGGGAAGCCCACAATTACTCAGCGCTGCCATTTTATTTCA GGTTTTTGCCAAACTATTTACTACCTCCTTATGAGGAAGTGGTGAACCGACCTCCAACTCCTCCCCCGCCGTACAGTGCCTTCCAGctacagcagcagcagcagctgcctcCTCAGTGTGGCCCTGCAGGTGGCAGCCCTCCGGGTGCTGATCCTACCAGGGGCTCCCAGGGGGCACAGAGCAGCCCCTTGTCTGTGCCCAGCAGAAGCAGCACAAGACCCCCAAGCATCGCTGATCCTGAGCCCTCTGACGTGCCAGCTGACCGAGCAGCCACCAAAGCCCCCGGAATGGAGCCCAGTGGCTCAGTGGCCGGCCTCGGGGAGCTAGACCCAGCGGCCTTCCTGGACAAGGATTCAGAATGTAAGGAGGAGCTACTGAAAGATTCCAGCTCTGAACATGGCAGTGTGCTCCCCGATAGCAAAGACAAGACACCTGGCAGACATCGCCGCTTCACAGGTGACTCAGGCattgaggtgtgtgtgtgcaacCGGGGCCATCATGACGATGACCTCAAAGAGTTCACCACACTCATTGATGATGCTCTGGATGGGCCCCTGGACTTCTGTGACAGCTGCCATGTGAGGCCTCCTGGCGATGAGGAGGAAGGGCTCTGCCAGCCCTCTGAGGAGCAGGCTCGAGAGCCTGGACATTCCCACCTGCCTCGGCCGCCCGCGTGCCTGCTGCTCAACACCATCAATGAGCAGGACTCGCCAAACTCCCAGAGCAGCAGCTCCCCCAGCTAG
- the Wbp1l gene encoding WW domain binding protein 1-like isoform X3, whose product MPWKPSNAKENLCPQGAGDLVEGQDKEACVGTNNQSYICDTGHCCGQSQCCNYYYELWWFWLVWTIIIILSCCCVCHHRRAKHRLQAQQRQHEINLIAYREAHNYSALPFYFRFLPNYLLPPYEEVVNRPPTPPPPYSAFQLQQQQQLPPQCGPAGGSPPGADPTRGSQGAQSSPLSVPSRSSTRPPSIADPEPSDVPADRAATKAPGMEPSGSVAGLGELDPAAFLDKDSECKEELLKDSSSEHGSVLPDSKDKTPGRHRRFTGDSGIEVCVCNRGHHDDDLKEFTTLIDDALDGPLDFCDSCHVRPPGDEEEGLCQPSEEQAREPGHSHLPRPPACLLLNTINEQDSPNSQSSSSPS is encoded by the exons gataagGAAGCCTGTGTGGGTACCAACAATCAAAGCTACATCTGTGACACAGGACACTGCTGTGGACAGTCTCAGTGCTGCAACTACTACTATGAACTCTGGT GGTTCTGGCTGGTGTggaccatcatcatcatcctgaGCTGCTGCTGTGTCTGCCACCACCGCCGAGCCAAGCACCGCCTTCAGGCCCAGCAGCGGCAACATGAAATCAACCTGATTGCCTACCGGGAAGCCCACAATTACTCAGCGCTGCCATTTTATTTCA GGTTTTTGCCAAACTATTTACTACCTCCTTATGAGGAAGTGGTGAACCGACCTCCAACTCCTCCCCCGCCGTACAGTGCCTTCCAGctacagcagcagcagcagctgcctcCTCAGTGTGGCCCTGCAGGTGGCAGCCCTCCGGGTGCTGATCCTACCAGGGGCTCCCAGGGGGCACAGAGCAGCCCCTTGTCTGTGCCCAGCAGAAGCAGCACAAGACCCCCAAGCATCGCTGATCCTGAGCCCTCTGACGTGCCAGCTGACCGAGCAGCCACCAAAGCCCCCGGAATGGAGCCCAGTGGCTCAGTGGCCGGCCTCGGGGAGCTAGACCCAGCGGCCTTCCTGGACAAGGATTCAGAATGTAAGGAGGAGCTACTGAAAGATTCCAGCTCTGAACATGGCAGTGTGCTCCCCGATAGCAAAGACAAGACACCTGGCAGACATCGCCGCTTCACAGGTGACTCAGGCattgaggtgtgtgtgtgcaacCGGGGCCATCATGACGATGACCTCAAAGAGTTCACCACACTCATTGATGATGCTCTGGATGGGCCCCTGGACTTCTGTGACAGCTGCCATGTGAGGCCTCCTGGCGATGAGGAGGAAGGGCTCTGCCAGCCCTCTGAGGAGCAGGCTCGAGAGCCTGGACATTCCCACCTGCCTCGGCCGCCCGCGTGCCTGCTGCTCAACACCATCAATGAGCAGGACTCGCCAAACTCCCAGAGCAGCAGCTCCCCCAGCTAG
- the Wbp1l gene encoding WW domain binding protein 1-like isoform X4 has protein sequence MPFLLGLRQDKEACVGTNNQSYICDTGHCCGQSQCCNYYYELWWFWLVWTIIIILSCCCVCHHRRAKHRLQAQQRQHEINLIAYREAHNYSALPFYFRFLPNYLLPPYEEVVNRPPTPPPPYSAFQLQQQQQLPPQCGPAGGSPPGADPTRGSQGAQSSPLSVPSRSSTRPPSIADPEPSDVPADRAATKAPGMEPSGSVAGLGELDPAAFLDKDSECKEELLKDSSSEHGSVLPDSKDKTPGRHRRFTGDSGIEVCVCNRGHHDDDLKEFTTLIDDALDGPLDFCDSCHVRPPGDEEEGLCQPSEEQAREPGHSHLPRPPACLLLNTINEQDSPNSQSSSSPS, from the exons gataagGAAGCCTGTGTGGGTACCAACAATCAAAGCTACATCTGTGACACAGGACACTGCTGTGGACAGTCTCAGTGCTGCAACTACTACTATGAACTCTGGT GGTTCTGGCTGGTGTggaccatcatcatcatcctgaGCTGCTGCTGTGTCTGCCACCACCGCCGAGCCAAGCACCGCCTTCAGGCCCAGCAGCGGCAACATGAAATCAACCTGATTGCCTACCGGGAAGCCCACAATTACTCAGCGCTGCCATTTTATTTCA GGTTTTTGCCAAACTATTTACTACCTCCTTATGAGGAAGTGGTGAACCGACCTCCAACTCCTCCCCCGCCGTACAGTGCCTTCCAGctacagcagcagcagcagctgcctcCTCAGTGTGGCCCTGCAGGTGGCAGCCCTCCGGGTGCTGATCCTACCAGGGGCTCCCAGGGGGCACAGAGCAGCCCCTTGTCTGTGCCCAGCAGAAGCAGCACAAGACCCCCAAGCATCGCTGATCCTGAGCCCTCTGACGTGCCAGCTGACCGAGCAGCCACCAAAGCCCCCGGAATGGAGCCCAGTGGCTCAGTGGCCGGCCTCGGGGAGCTAGACCCAGCGGCCTTCCTGGACAAGGATTCAGAATGTAAGGAGGAGCTACTGAAAGATTCCAGCTCTGAACATGGCAGTGTGCTCCCCGATAGCAAAGACAAGACACCTGGCAGACATCGCCGCTTCACAGGTGACTCAGGCattgaggtgtgtgtgtgcaacCGGGGCCATCATGACGATGACCTCAAAGAGTTCACCACACTCATTGATGATGCTCTGGATGGGCCCCTGGACTTCTGTGACAGCTGCCATGTGAGGCCTCCTGGCGATGAGGAGGAAGGGCTCTGCCAGCCCTCTGAGGAGCAGGCTCGAGAGCCTGGACATTCCCACCTGCCTCGGCCGCCCGCGTGCCTGCTGCTCAACACCATCAATGAGCAGGACTCGCCAAACTCCCAGAGCAGCAGCTCCCCCAGCTAG
- the Wbp1l gene encoding WW domain binding protein 1-like isoform X5 yields the protein MNSGVSPCPGGSWHPWVLVTVSAHWETMGWPAFSDSLRDSVGFWLVWTIIIILSCCCVCHHRRAKHRLQAQQRQHEINLIAYREAHNYSALPFYFRFLPNYLLPPYEEVVNRPPTPPPPYSAFQLQQQQQLPPQCGPAGGSPPGADPTRGSQGAQSSPLSVPSRSSTRPPSIADPEPSDVPADRAATKAPGMEPSGSVAGLGELDPAAFLDKDSECKEELLKDSSSEHGSVLPDSKDKTPGRHRRFTGDSGIEVCVCNRGHHDDDLKEFTTLIDDALDGPLDFCDSCHVRPPGDEEEGLCQPSEEQAREPGHSHLPRPPACLLLNTINEQDSPNSQSSSSPS from the exons ATGAACTCTGGTGTAAGTCCTTGCCCAGGAGGTTCTTGGCATCCCTGGGTCCTGGTTACTGTCTCTGCTCACTGGGAAACCATGGGCTGGCCGGCCTTTTCTGATTCTCTTAGGGACAGTGTTG GGTTCTGGCTGGTGTggaccatcatcatcatcctgaGCTGCTGCTGTGTCTGCCACCACCGCCGAGCCAAGCACCGCCTTCAGGCCCAGCAGCGGCAACATGAAATCAACCTGATTGCCTACCGGGAAGCCCACAATTACTCAGCGCTGCCATTTTATTTCA GGTTTTTGCCAAACTATTTACTACCTCCTTATGAGGAAGTGGTGAACCGACCTCCAACTCCTCCCCCGCCGTACAGTGCCTTCCAGctacagcagcagcagcagctgcctcCTCAGTGTGGCCCTGCAGGTGGCAGCCCTCCGGGTGCTGATCCTACCAGGGGCTCCCAGGGGGCACAGAGCAGCCCCTTGTCTGTGCCCAGCAGAAGCAGCACAAGACCCCCAAGCATCGCTGATCCTGAGCCCTCTGACGTGCCAGCTGACCGAGCAGCCACCAAAGCCCCCGGAATGGAGCCCAGTGGCTCAGTGGCCGGCCTCGGGGAGCTAGACCCAGCGGCCTTCCTGGACAAGGATTCAGAATGTAAGGAGGAGCTACTGAAAGATTCCAGCTCTGAACATGGCAGTGTGCTCCCCGATAGCAAAGACAAGACACCTGGCAGACATCGCCGCTTCACAGGTGACTCAGGCattgaggtgtgtgtgtgcaacCGGGGCCATCATGACGATGACCTCAAAGAGTTCACCACACTCATTGATGATGCTCTGGATGGGCCCCTGGACTTCTGTGACAGCTGCCATGTGAGGCCTCCTGGCGATGAGGAGGAAGGGCTCTGCCAGCCCTCTGAGGAGCAGGCTCGAGAGCCTGGACATTCCCACCTGCCTCGGCCGCCCGCGTGCCTGCTGCTCAACACCATCAATGAGCAGGACTCGCCAAACTCCCAGAGCAGCAGCTCCCCCAGCTAG